Proteins co-encoded in one Marinomonas sp. IMCC 4694 genomic window:
- a CDS encoding acyl-CoA dehydrogenase C-terminal domain-containing protein — protein MPEYKAPLRDIKFVTEEVLDFPGHYAKLPGAEDATPDMVSAILEEGAKFAERVLSPLNRIGDQQGCQFKDGVVTTPEGFKEAYQQYVEGGWPSLSHPEAVGGQGLPDSLGMMVTEMIATSNWSWGMYPGLSHGAMNTIELHGTDEQKQTYLTKLVSGEWTGTMCLTESHCGTDLGMMKTKAEPQADGSYAITGTKIFISAGEHDMAGNIVHIVLARLPDAPAGTKGISLFIVPKYNADANGDIADRNQVSCGSIEHKMGIHGNATCVMNFDGAKGYLIGEANRGLNCMFTFMNTARIGTALQGLAHAEWALQNSVAYAKDRLQMRALSGAKSPEKAADAIIVHPDVRRMLLTQKAFAEGGRALIHYCSMLVDTTKKGTPDEKVEAEELMSLLTPIAKAFLTETGFEAANHGLQVFGGHGYIAEWGMEQNVRDCRISMLYEGTTGIQALDLLGRKVLMTQGATLRRFTKIIHKFCKEHKGDKRMKSYVSALDKVNSEWGDVTLKIGMKAMRNKDEVGAASVDYLMFSGYVVLAYFWARMAATAQQKLDEGTNEVGFYTAKLQTATFYYERLLPRTKAHADAMLSGADNLLAMNEDNFLFLNA, from the coding sequence GTATCGGTGATCAGCAAGGTTGCCAGTTCAAAGACGGCGTGGTCACCACACCAGAAGGCTTCAAAGAAGCGTATCAGCAATACGTCGAAGGCGGTTGGCCTTCTTTGTCACACCCAGAAGCCGTCGGTGGGCAAGGTTTGCCTGATTCATTGGGTATGATGGTCACAGAAATGATTGCTACTTCTAACTGGTCTTGGGGCATGTATCCAGGGTTAAGCCACGGTGCAATGAACACCATTGAGCTGCATGGCACTGACGAGCAAAAACAAACCTATTTAACCAAGTTGGTATCGGGTGAATGGACGGGCACCATGTGCTTGACCGAATCCCATTGCGGTACGGATTTGGGTATGATGAAAACCAAAGCGGAACCACAAGCCGATGGCAGCTACGCCATTACGGGTACAAAGATTTTCATCTCGGCCGGTGAGCACGATATGGCAGGCAACATTGTTCACATCGTGTTGGCTCGTTTACCGGACGCTCCCGCCGGTACCAAAGGGATTTCCCTGTTTATTGTGCCAAAATACAATGCGGATGCGAATGGTGATATTGCCGATCGCAATCAAGTGTCCTGTGGATCGATCGAACACAAAATGGGTATCCACGGTAATGCGACGTGCGTGATGAACTTTGACGGAGCGAAAGGCTATTTAATTGGGGAAGCAAACCGTGGTTTGAACTGCATGTTTACCTTCATGAATACGGCGCGTATTGGTACGGCATTGCAAGGTTTGGCTCATGCTGAGTGGGCGTTGCAAAACTCGGTGGCGTACGCTAAAGATCGTTTGCAAATGCGTGCGTTGTCGGGGGCTAAATCTCCTGAAAAAGCCGCAGACGCTATCATTGTGCACCCCGATGTTCGTCGTATGTTATTGACACAAAAAGCGTTTGCCGAAGGCGGCCGAGCGTTGATACATTATTGTTCTATGTTGGTAGATACGACGAAAAAAGGCACACCAGACGAAAAAGTCGAAGCCGAAGAGTTAATGTCTTTGTTGACGCCGATTGCCAAAGCTTTTCTGACCGAAACCGGCTTTGAGGCGGCCAATCATGGTCTGCAAGTGTTTGGCGGTCATGGTTATATTGCGGAGTGGGGCATGGAGCAAAATGTTCGCGACTGCCGTATTTCTATGCTTTACGAAGGAACAACGGGCATCCAAGCGTTGGATTTATTAGGTCGCAAAGTACTAATGACCCAAGGCGCCACCTTGCGTCGCTTTACTAAAATTATTCATAAGTTCTGTAAAGAGCACAAAGGCGACAAGCGCATGAAGTCCTATGTCTCTGCGCTGGATAAAGTCAACAGCGAGTGGGGCGATGTGACGCTTAAGATCGGCATGAAAGCGATGCGCAACAAAGACGAAGTGGGTGCCGCTTCTGTAGATTATTTGATGTTTTCTGGTTATGTCGTATTGGCGTATTTTTGGGCTCGCATGGCGGCAACGGCACAACAAAAACTGGATGAAGGTACCAATGAAGTAGGCTTTTACACCGCAAAACTGCAAACAGCGACTTTTTACTACGAGCGTCTATTGCCTCGCACAAAAGCACACGCCGACGCCATGTTGTCCGGTGCCGATAATTTGTTGGCCATGAATGAAGATAACTTCCTGTTTCTTAACGCCTAA
- a CDS encoding AMP-binding protein yields MTMDTSPPTHSYLGKPHGSYLPESLNPLGYQSLTDVLELATEKFADRPAFTSVGRTLTYRELKEKSDQFAAYLQHHTGLVPGDRIAVQLPNVIQYPVVLFGAMKAGLIVVNTNPLYTPRELEHQFNDAGVKALVVFANMAHNVEKILAKTSIKHVIITEIADFHAPLKRLLVNSVVKYVKKMVVPYHLPSALTLNEVLAKGQGKAVTKVTPFSSDIAVLQYTGGTTGVAKGAMLTHANLISNMYQLSSRLESIIDTKGEVYIAPLPLYHIYAFLIHGLTLLERGAHSVLIPNPRDLPGFVKELKKWPFTGFVGLNTLFVGLCNNSDFRALDFSTLKLTCSGGMPLTHAAADEWRKITGCQVVEGYGLTETSPVVSFNPIGQERIGTIGLPVAQTDIKIQNRDGDTVLQGESGMLCVRGPQVMKGYWNREDATREVMTDDGFLITGDIAMQHPDGYLQIVDRAKDMIIVSGFNVYPTEVEDCLSSHPAILESAAIGVPDDKAGEAVKAFVVLKANVEKPDIKALKAYCKENLAAYKVPKYFEIRMELPKTNVGKVLRRALREEEQTL; encoded by the coding sequence ATGACTATGGATACTTCTCCTCCGACTCACTCGTACTTGGGAAAGCCACATGGCAGCTATTTGCCCGAGTCACTTAACCCACTCGGTTATCAATCACTGACTGATGTATTGGAATTGGCCACTGAAAAATTTGCTGATCGTCCTGCGTTTACCAGCGTTGGCAGAACCTTGACCTATCGAGAACTGAAAGAAAAATCGGATCAGTTTGCCGCGTATCTTCAGCATCATACCGGTTTGGTACCTGGTGACCGTATTGCGGTCCAGCTGCCCAATGTTATTCAGTATCCAGTTGTGTTGTTTGGTGCGATGAAGGCGGGCTTGATCGTGGTGAATACCAACCCACTTTATACCCCAAGAGAGCTAGAGCATCAGTTTAATGACGCCGGCGTCAAAGCTTTAGTTGTGTTCGCGAATATGGCGCACAACGTTGAGAAGATTCTCGCCAAAACGTCCATCAAGCACGTTATTATCACTGAAATTGCAGATTTTCATGCGCCCCTAAAGCGCCTGCTGGTGAACTCTGTCGTGAAATACGTGAAGAAAATGGTGGTGCCTTACCATCTCCCTAGCGCACTGACGTTAAATGAAGTGTTGGCAAAAGGACAAGGTAAAGCCGTGACAAAAGTCACCCCTTTTTCGAGTGACATTGCGGTATTGCAATATACTGGCGGAACAACCGGTGTGGCCAAAGGCGCTATGCTCACTCACGCGAATTTGATTTCGAACATGTACCAACTAAGCTCTCGTCTTGAGAGCATTATTGATACCAAAGGCGAGGTGTATATCGCACCGTTGCCGCTGTACCATATTTACGCGTTTCTGATACACGGGCTAACCCTATTGGAGCGCGGCGCACACAGTGTGCTGATCCCGAATCCTCGTGATTTACCTGGCTTTGTGAAAGAGCTGAAAAAGTGGCCTTTTACCGGTTTTGTCGGCTTAAATACCTTGTTCGTTGGCTTGTGCAATAACTCAGATTTTCGTGCACTGGACTTTTCAACGCTGAAGCTGACCTGTTCTGGCGGCATGCCGTTAACGCACGCTGCAGCCGATGAGTGGCGAAAAATCACAGGCTGCCAAGTGGTGGAAGGTTACGGTTTGACTGAAACCTCGCCGGTGGTGTCTTTCAACCCCATCGGGCAAGAGCGCATCGGCACCATAGGTCTACCTGTTGCACAAACAGACATTAAGATTCAAAACCGCGATGGTGACACCGTGTTGCAGGGCGAATCGGGTATGTTATGTGTGCGTGGCCCTCAGGTTATGAAGGGCTACTGGAATCGTGAAGACGCCACTCGTGAAGTGATGACAGACGACGGCTTTTTAATCACCGGTGATATTGCCATGCAGCACCCGGATGGGTATTTGCAAATTGTTGACCGTGCAAAAGACATGATCATTGTATCGGGTTTTAACGTGTATCCTACCGAAGTCGAGGATTGTTTGTCGTCTCATCCTGCCATTTTGGAGTCGGCTGCGATTGGTGTACCAGACGACAAAGCGGGCGAAGCCGTAAAGGCCTTTGTGGTGCTCAAAGCCAATGTAGAAAAACCAGATATAAAAGCGCTGAAAGCGTACTGCAAAGAAAATTTGGCAGCTTATAAGGTGCCTAAATACTTTGAGATCCGCATGGAGCTTCCTAAAACCAATGTTGGTAAAGTCCTACGTCGTGCTTTAAGAGAAGAAGAGCAAACCCTTTAA
- a CDS encoding SCP2 sterol-binding domain-containing protein, with translation MSEAQTVFEAMLGRFDADEADDMEAVFQFELDDADNYHLTIEDGQCKMGEGEHDEPTVTLSMDLDTLKEVMSGELDGMAAFMQGKIRADGDIMLATKLTQIFPV, from the coding sequence ATGAGCGAAGCACAAACAGTATTTGAAGCCATGTTAGGGCGTTTTGATGCCGATGAAGCCGATGATATGGAAGCCGTCTTTCAATTTGAATTAGACGATGCCGACAACTACCACCTAACGATAGAAGATGGGCAATGCAAGATGGGAGAAGGCGAGCACGATGAGCCAACCGTTACTCTGAGTATGGATTTAGACACCTTGAAAGAAGTCATGAGCGGTGAACTTGATGGTATGGCCGCTTTTATGCAAGGTAAAATTCGCGCCGATGGCGACATCATGTTGGCCACCAAATTAACGCAAATTTTCCCTGTTTAA